A region of Bacillus cabrialesii DNA encodes the following proteins:
- a CDS encoding CamS family sex pheromone protein: MKKTLVMAATAAVLMLSACSSGFGGKKEEEITQKTAKSSEKAIVPKYNISDSYYKMVLPFKAGKARGLTTEQLNTRLDIDEFETGLMRLAQDSFSTDDYLFQEGQYLDEDTVLSWLARKKTGSDLKKAQKEDKNFKNEGLNPALPSSGSTEEKNESSPVYLASMLEHDYLVRKDKNSIQLGGVMVGLALNSVYYYREKTGDPQKEVEIKDSTLRQQGEKIAQEVINRLRKKDNLKNVPITVALYKQASKTSIVPGNFIAKTEVKAGSTEISNWDDINEKYVFYPADTTTAEKYPDDTEVFKRFKNSIEEYFPNYTGVVGTALYENDEMKKMKIDIPMQFYGKSEVVAFTQFLTGEVMDYYSKGSVDVEVNITSSDGQEAVIIRNAGDKEPTVHIYD, translated from the coding sequence TTGAAAAAGACGTTGGTAATGGCGGCAACGGCGGCAGTGTTAATGCTGTCTGCCTGCTCGTCAGGTTTTGGGGGGAAGAAGGAGGAAGAGATTACGCAAAAGACGGCGAAATCGTCAGAAAAAGCGATTGTCCCGAAATATAATATCTCAGACTCCTATTACAAAATGGTGCTGCCGTTTAAGGCGGGAAAAGCGCGCGGCTTAACAACGGAACAGCTGAATACAAGACTTGACATTGATGAATTTGAAACAGGGCTGATGCGTCTTGCCCAAGATTCTTTCTCGACGGACGATTATCTGTTCCAAGAAGGGCAATATTTAGATGAAGATACAGTATTAAGCTGGCTGGCACGGAAAAAAACAGGCTCTGATCTGAAAAAAGCCCAAAAAGAAGATAAAAACTTCAAAAATGAAGGCTTGAACCCAGCGCTTCCGAGCTCCGGCTCAACAGAAGAAAAGAACGAAAGCAGCCCGGTTTATTTAGCGTCCATGCTGGAGCACGATTATTTAGTCAGAAAAGACAAGAATTCTATCCAGCTTGGCGGCGTGATGGTCGGACTGGCGCTAAACTCCGTGTATTACTATCGTGAAAAAACTGGCGACCCTCAAAAGGAAGTGGAGATTAAGGACAGCACGCTCCGCCAACAGGGAGAAAAAATCGCACAGGAGGTCATTAACCGCCTCCGTAAAAAAGATAACCTGAAGAATGTGCCGATCACAGTCGCGCTTTATAAGCAGGCGTCAAAAACATCGATTGTGCCGGGGAACTTCATCGCCAAAACAGAGGTCAAAGCAGGCTCCACTGAGATCTCAAATTGGGATGACATCAATGAAAAATATGTATTCTATCCGGCGGATACAACGACAGCAGAGAAATACCCTGATGACACCGAGGTCTTTAAGCGGTTCAAAAACTCAATTGAAGAGTATTTCCCGAACTACACAGGCGTTGTCGGTACAGCGCTGTATGAAAATGATGAAATGAAGAAAATGAAAATTGACATCCCAATGCAATTTTACGGAAAAAGTGAAGTCGTCGCGTTTACCCAGTTCTTAACGGGTGAAGTGAT